The DNA segment CGTCGCCCGCTTTGATCCCGACCAGATCGCATGGCATCGAACCGCGGTCAAGCCGGCAAAAATCTTGCAGAAGTTTCTGGCATCCATCGACGTTGCATTCTGGCAGATAGATCGTCGGCGGCTCCATTTTCATCATCCGCCGACGCGAAACGTAGACGGGGAGGGCTGCGATGTGATCCAAATGGGTGTGGGAGATAAACCAGTTTGGTGTGCCCATGAAATCCCAGGGCTGGACTCCCAGATCAAATCCCAGCTTCAATTCGGGGATCCGCCAACAGGTTTGTACGGCCGCTCGAGAGTAGCCTTCGATCGTCAAACCGTTGAATTGGTGCGTCTTTAGCGGAATGTTCTCTACCATCACCTACCAGCCGTCCGTTTCTAAATGCAAATCCAAACACGCCAAAATAGCGTGCGAACGCGTTATCAGACACCTGACACGCAGTCGTTAAATTCGGTTCATCCGGTCTAGCTTGCCTGTTGCATTTATTTTTGGGGCCACTGAGCTTATCCAACCGAAAGATAAGGGTATGACCAGATGGCCTTTGAAAGAACGGGCTTGTCAAACCGGTGTGCCGTGCGAACCCTCCCCGCCCGGCCACCTCATTTCCCGGTGCGATGGATTTCTGGTCCTCCCATAATTTTCGTACCGAATATACAAGCGTACTGAGGTTGCCATGACGGAATCGATTATCGCGAATGAGTCTGCAGATCTTCCTGTTTCGGAAGAAGTCGAACTTCGACAGGCCCGTCGTCAAGTTCGCGTGGGACGTTCCACTGGAAGTGCCCAGTCCCCTCTGGAAACGTACCTTCGCGAAATCAATGAAACAGCACTGTTGTCGGCCGATGATGAAACGCATCTGGCTGGTCGCATTGCTGTCGGCGACGTCGAGGCTCGCGACCGAATGGTTCGTGCCAATTTGCGATTGGTCGTGAATATCGCACGGGGCTACACAGGCAAAGGCCTTGGCCTGCAAGATTTGATCGAAGAGGGCAACCTCGGGCTCCTGCGGGCGGTCGAAGGATTCGACCCGACGATGGGGACTCGGTTTAGCACCTATGCCAGTTACTGGATCAAGCAGTCGATCAAACGGGCATTGATCAATAGTTCGAAGACCATTCGAATTCCCGCCTACATGGTCGAACTATTAAGCAAATGGCGTCGTGCTAGTTCCAGATTGAGTGAAGAACTTGGGCGGACGCCGACCCACGAAGAAACCGCTCGTATGCTGGGGTTGCCCAAAAAGAAGTTGCCGATCATCAAGAAGGCGATTCGGATCAACAACAGCACTCCGCAAAGTGACCAGACCGATTCGGGGTGGTCGCTGAGTGAAATGGTGATGGATGAACGCCTGAAAAGTCCCGATGAAGAGATGCTTGATCACGATATCTTGCGTCATGCCATGGATCTTTTGGAACATCTAGATGATCGCGAAGGAACGGTGTTGAAGTTGCGGTTTGGCTTAGAGAATGAAGAACCGCATACGCTAAAAGAGATCGGAGCCAAACTTGGTTTGACGCGTGAACGCGTTCGCCAGATTGAAACGGAGGCGCTCCGACGTTTGGCCGATGGGCTTACCGACCCTCGAGAACATTACTCGAACTAGCCCATCGACGCACGGAAGATGAATCCGAGGATTGCCCCAACCAGCAGGCAAAGTGGGACCGCGATCGCCAAGGTGATCGCAACGGCCAAGCCAGCACTTCGCCCTTGATATCCAGGCACGCCCTGAGGGTAGTAGCCCGGCATGATCCCTGGACTGGGAAGATAGGATCCTGATAACTGGGAATTATCGATGGAATCGTCGGTAACCGGTGGAGGGACGATCTCTGAACCGCTGGCCGTTAGCAGGTCACCCGACTGTGGCGGTGAAATATTCAGCGGCCCCGACAATTCCTCGCCGTCGCTGGTTTCTTCCTCGGCAGGAGGCGGCGGAGTCGCCCAGTGCTGATTGTCGGTTGGGCGGTCGACGATGTCGGCGATCCCACCGGCCCAGGGTTCAAGACGTAACGCGACCTCCGCAGCCGAGCTGATACGGCGTTCGGGATCCTTTTCCATCATGTCGCCAATAATGTCGACCAGTTCCTCATCCAGTTCCGGAGCGAATTTGCGAGGATGCCAAGGGGTTTCTTCGCAGTGCCGTCGGCATTTCGACAGACTGTCGCCGCCGGGGTAGGGGACTTTGCCGCAAATTGCGTAATACATCGTGCAGCCGAGCGAATAGATATCGCTGGCCGGTCCGACTTGTGATGGGCTCCGTATCTGCTCGGGCGAAATGTAGTCAACGGTCCCGACGATCTTTCCGGCCCGGGGATCATCATCCAGCCCCATCGACCAAGCGGCCAAACCGACATCGGACACCTTGGCGTGCCCTTCTGGCGTGACCAATATGTTTCCCGGTTTCACATCGCGGTGCACCAATCCTTGGCGATGGGCGTAATCCAGCCCAAGTGCCGCTTGCATGATCACCGATGCGGCTTGCTCGGTCGGCAGGGGGCCGCGTTTGCGTATCAGTCGCCTCAGATCCGTCCCCGGGACGTATTCGGTGACCAGGTAGTGGACGCCTCCGTCCTCTCCTGCATCAAACGCACGCACCAAATAGGGACAATCCAGCCCCGCCTGCAACCGGATCTCCCGCAGGAAGGATTCTCTGGATTCCGCAGTCGACCGTTCGGCGGGGAGGACTTTCACCGCCGATTCCCGTCCCATCACCTTGTGGACCGCTTTGAACACCTGGCCCATGCCTCCCTGGCCGATCCATTCGGTGATGATGTAGGGGCCGAGGGTTAATTTGCTGCGTCCGGCCAACAACTGGGTCGCTTGGTAGCGTGTCAGGACTCCGGTTTCGACAAACCAGCTGGCTAGCCGTTCGTCCCGTTCGCGGAGGGGCGTGCTGCCGTTGGAATCATCGGACGAGTCGTCTTCATCGTCCGATCGGGTGTTCGACACGTTCCGTTCGATTGCCAATTGTTCGAAGACGGACTGTTTGGCTGTCTGCCACTGCAGTTCGGTCACCAGTCCACTGAGGATGGCTTTCGCGTGAAAGGGCGAGGGTTTGACGGAACGAACAGGGGCCACGGTATCAGGATCTCTGGAGGGCATACAGCAGAAAAGGTCATTCCGCGGTTCTTGCGGAATGAGAGATATCCCGATTTTATACTAAGCACAGGGCAACGCGCAGCGTGTTACCAAGGATTCTTGATAACCGTCGCATAACCTGTGAGCTCAAACTTACCTGTTCCGCAAAACCCTACAGGGCAACCGGATTTTCGGCGGGCTGCATTCTCCGCTCTGCCGTGGATGATTGGCGGCATCCCGACAGGTATGTGCTCGCTTCCATGTTGCCCACGGTCTGCGGAGCGTCCCTAGTCCCTGCCGTCACTACGGTCGCCAGACGGTGGGACGTCCAGCTTCCATTCGAGCCAGGTCTCCTGGGCCACCATCCGATGGGAAGAGCGGAATTCGGGAGAGGTTACAGACAACCTGCCGCTGCGAGCCAGTCCGCATAACGGTCGCAGGCCGCAGGCTTTGCCTGGTCGATACAGTCGCTCGTCCGGAACCGCTGCGTTTGACCCGTAATCGGAAGAACCGGTAAAGTTGGTGCGACCGACGGCGGTAAAGGGTGCGGGCTAGATAATTCGCAAGGATGGGCAAAGAAAACCGGGTTAGCGAGGCGATACCTAATCCTGAACCATGGGGTGCATCGCTATGCCAAGCTCCCTTCAATCGAATCGTACGTCTCCTCCCAGAGATTCACGTCCGTTTGATTTAGGGATAAGAACTTGTGATTGAATCACAGTTCCTTGGTGGCGGGTGTCCTTCGGTGGTCTGAGAAAGCATGTAACTTTCCAGCCTTCCATACAACCCTCCCTTGGAGACCTTTCGATGCGTATTTTTGCTCCTGTAATGTTGGCAGCCGCTCTTATCGTCAGCAGCACCGCCAATGCAAACGCCTTCGGCCTATTCGGCCATCACTTCGGTGGACACGACGCTTGTTGTGACGTCGAGCCAGCTTGTGGTTGCGAAATCGCTGCCCCAACATGTGGCTGCGAAGTTGCTGCACCCGCTTGTGGTTGCGAAATTGTTGATCCTTGTTGTGCACCAAAGCGTTCGCTTTGTGACAAAGTTCGCGGATTGTTCGCGAAGAAGCACAGCAACTGCTGCGAACCAGTTTGTGGCTGCGAAGTTATCGTTGAACCAGCTTGCGGTTGCGAAGCACCTTGCGGATGCGACGACGTATGTGCCCCTCGTAAGCACAACCTGCTGAAAAACCTATTCGGCAAATTCCATCGCCACAACGACTGCTGCGAACCAGCATGTGGTTGCGAAGTTGCTGCACCAAGCTGCGGTTGCGGATTCTAAGAATCCTGATCTCGCTTGAGCATCATTAGCTATCTCAAAAGCCCGTCAACTGGGAACAGTTGACGGGCTTTTTTTGTCGCCTTTCGCTCCGCGAAAGAACGTCCTTTGGGAGCTGCTTTTGCGGCGCGGAAGGGGACAATCCAAACGTCTTACTCAAAATCGATCGTGTCCAAATCCAATCGGTATAGAATCTGGTTGTAATTGAATCGAGGCGTTGGAACTTTTGTCTTGGAAAACTCTTTGGTATAAGTCGCCTCAAACAATAGCACCGGAGATCCCGAAGCGACAAATTCTAAATGCAGCTGCGGGTTGTAAAACGAATATTCATCGTGGGTAACCACTTGGATGGCACCTCGCCAGGGGCCGGTGGGTGCGTCCGCTTCCGCATACCAAAGTTCTCCAAGATAGGAGGACTCACCGGCCAACTGGGTAAACACGGTCACCCACTTCCTGCGATAATTCGACCACGCAACCGCACCGCGATGAGGTTTTACGGCTCGGTCCCCATTTTGGGTTTGGACGAAAGCCTGCGGTTTTAGGGTCTGCCACTGAGTTGGATCTTTCCAGGATTCAAAAGTCGCTTTGCATTTTAGGGTTGGAAACGGATCTCCGAACAGCATCCATTTCTCGCCCGCCGGATCGGTCCAAGAGATCGCGTGACCGCTGGGCATTGGTGGTGGAGTTTCAGATTCGTCTTGTTTTGACCAGACGACGTGCTCTCTTTCAAAACGTTTGTTCGCTTCATCCCAAACGCAGAGCCCCGTTTCGTAAGCTTCGAGCGGCGGTTTGATTTTTGAGTAGGTGGACCCCAAATGTTGTTTTCCGTTTGCGTCCTTTAAACTGACGTAACCAAACAACCAAGTCGGCCCCTCACCGGGGAGCTTCGCAACATTGCGGGGCACGGATTCTGGATTTGTGAAATATTCAAATCGCAACCGGACGGGAGGCTGGAGGTTTTCCAACGGCTGAATGGCCGTGGTCGCTCCGATCATGTGAAAGTTCCCCAGCGGGTAATGGGCCAGAATCGTGTCGCCCCACCCCCAGAAAGTCCGACCCTTGTGAATGACGTTCTGGACGCTGTCACACCCCAGAATCTTTTGATCCTTCCAGGCCAGCTCCAGCCCCAGTTTCTGGCTCTCTGCAAAAATTCCAGCCCCCGTCAATCGACCAAGACGTTTGCCTGGTAGCTGGCGGTCGACGTGGACCGTTAGCGTTTCGCCCGGCTGTGGGGTCAGCTGGACCCCGCGGAACCCAAAACCGTCAGCCGGCAGACCGTAGCCATGGCCGTGAACATGAAACCAGGTCTTTTCCCCCATCAATTCGGGCAGGTCAAAAGCGATGTTTCCAGCGTTGTCTGAAACAAACCGGACTCCATGGTTGGTTTGCAATTCGACCAAGGGGACTGGCCAGTCATTTTCGCGGTCCAGGATCTGAATGCGGCACGGCTGCGCGATTGCAGCGGTTCCGTTCAGAATGCCGCAAAACACTAATAGATAACCACACATCGCGACGCCGTTGGACGGCCAACGCAAGCGATCGATTGGCATGATTTGCTACCTGTGTGAAATGGCCGGGTGGTGCGCTATCGCGGCAGCAGTATCCGGATTATCCGCCCTACCGTCTGTTGTAAAACCGACCAGGATCTTACAGTGAGTGCCGATAACTTTGTACTCCTTCCGCAATTGAAGTGCTTGATGAACTATCTGTGGTTGCTGATTGGGCTGATCGTTTTGATGCTCGGCGCAGAACTATTGGTTCGCGGTGCCGTTGCATTGGCAGAATTGGCAAAGATTTCGCCACTGGTAATCGGTTTAACCGTATTGGCCTTTGGGACCAGTGCCCCGGAATTGGCTGTCTCTGCCGTTTCCAGTCTAGAAGGGGAGGCCGAAATTGCATTTGGGAATGTCGTCGGCAGCAATATTGTCAACTTGCTGCTGATTCTAGGGCTTTCCGCGGCGATTGTGCCACTTTCGGTTTCCAGGCGATTGTTGCGAGTCGACGTGCCAATCATGGTGGTCGCATCCTTTGCCGCTTGGGTGGCAGCAATGAATGGCACCATCAGTCGACTGGAAGGAGCTGCCATGCTAGCAGCCTTCTTTATCTACAACGCTTGGCTGCTGCATTCGACGGCCAGAGATAAGCGGGTGGCAAAGGCAGCCGCTGCTGAGCTAGGGGAGACGGCGGATTTCGACAAAGTCCCCTTCAGCAAATTTGTGTTAAACGCACTGTTGGTTCTGATCGGTTTGGGGCTTTTGGTGGTTGGGGCTCAATTGTTGGTCGATTCGGCGACCAACATCGCCCGTGCCATTGGCGTCAGTGATGTGGTGATCGGTTTGACCATCGTCGCGATCGGGACGTCTCTTCCTGAATTGGCCACGTCGCTCGCTGCGGCAATTAAGGGTGAGCGTGACATGGCGGTGGGGAACGTCGTCGGCAGCAACCTGTTCAACCTGTTGCTTGTCCTTTCGACCGCTGCCATTTTGGCCCCGACAGGGATCCCCGTCAGTCAAGATGTGATCTGGTTTGATCTCGCTTTCATGACCCTTGTTGCTCTGCTGTGCTGGCCGATGTGTCAAACACAGATGCAGGTCACGCGGACCGAAGGAATCACCTTGGCCCTCCTATACGTCGCGTACGCGTCGATTTTGGTGGCGGATGCGAAAGGCGTGACGATGGTCACGACCTTAAAACCGATTCTCTGTTATGCCATCATCCCGTTATTGATTCTGGGGATTTTGGGCAAATCGATGCTGACGAAGCGTCGGCGTTACATCACCGAGAAGTAGTTGTCGACTGCAAAGTCGAAGTACTCTCTTTTCAGCTCTACTTCCAGGTCGTGATAGAGACAGAAATTTCGCACTTGCAGCAACAAGTCACGCGGCTGACAGTTGCGGAACGGACGTTCCACTGGCAGGTAGTGCTTCTTGATCAAGTAATCGATCGGATCGGCTTGGTAAGGAATTTTCAGGACCTTACACATGATTTCGAACAGTTTTCGAAAATCCGCTTCGGATGGATTGGTAACTTCGATCTTGTAAGGGATACGACGCAGGAACGCGTCGTCCACAAGGTCTTTGGGTTCCAGGTTCGTACTGAAGATGACCAGCTGATCGAACGGCACCTGAATCTTTTTACCGCTGGACATGTTCAAATAGTCATAGCGTTTTTCCAGAGGCACAATCCAGCGATTCAGCAGTTGATCGACAGACATTTTTTGCCGGCCAAAGTCATCGATCAACAGGGTTCCGCAATTGCTTTTCAGTTGTAGCGGGGATTCGCTAATGCCACTCTCTGAACTGCTTTGGACTTCCAGCATTTCCATGGTTAGTTCACCCCCGGCGACCAGGGTTGGCCTTCGGATTCGAACCCAGCGTTTGTCATAACCGCCCTGATCCAGCAGTCCGCCTTCTCCCACCGGCATGTCCAGGACATGGTTCATCGGATCAAAGACCCGCATGATGTCGCCATCGATATCGACGGCTCGAGGAATCCAGATGTATTTTCCGAAGGCTGCGGTAACCCGTTCGGCGATACTTGTTTTCCCGTTTCCAGGAAATCCAAAGAGGAACATACCTCGTCCGCTGTTGACGGCCGGGCCCAGGCGATCCAGCATCTGAGGATTGATCAACAGGTCGTGAAACGCGCGTTTAAGGTCGGCCGCTTTCGGACGTTGGCCCTCGATCGTTTGCTTCTTTACACTAAAGATGTACTCGTCCAATCGGACCGGGCAGGCACCGTAATAGGTGCAATCCTCGGCAGCGCTGCGGGCTGCGGCGCGGCCGGTATCGGTGAGGACGTAAACGTAATCGCCGGTCGCGGTCGCCGATCGGTAGGCGACACGTTGTTCCATCTTCAGACGTGTTAGGATCGGTTCGACAAGGCGAAACGGTAGCTTCACCTGATCCGCGATCCGGCGCCCTTCCAGTTCGCCACTGTTCAACAGGTACCGCAAACAGATTTGTTCTAACAGCGTGTCGCTGATTCGGTTGGCTTCCAGTGATACCGGTTCGATCGGCCGCCAAGGTTCATCGCGAGCCGGAGTAAAACCAGCGGGCAGTTTGTCTAATGGAGATGGTGGGGCAGGGGGGGATGCTGTTTTGGGAGGGGAGGGTTTTGCGGATCTGGCAGGGGGCTGCGGTTGCCCGGGCTGGCCACCAGGGGCTGGCCGGACAGGTGCCCGTTGCGGAGGTGCTTGTGCTACCGCAGGCGATTGACCACCACCATTCGCCATCATCGATGCTAGATCGCTTCCTTCGCCTAATCCATTGATGCGGGCAATAAGTGCCTCCAGTTTCGGATCGTTAGACGAAGACGTGTTTGGAGATGGCATAGTCATATTGGCTTTAATCAGAACGGGATCGCCGAAAGAAATGTCATGGTCCCTTCTCTGGTTTTTTCTTGACCGAGCGGTACCTGACGAAAACTAGGTCGTGTTTTCCGCGTCGTCAAAGAGAATCAGCAGAGATGTGGAAGGGGAGGTGATTTTAAAAATGGGGGGGATCGTCGCGGTGTGAATATTTCATACAACCCGGAATGGCAGAAGCTTCCTCGCAAAAAACACCTCGCTAGAGGGTGACGGTGCGGGCGTCCATGAAGAGTAAAGCTAGGTTTTTCATACAACTCGATAGATGAAATCAATCCCACCATGCCCCGCCGGATTGCACCATGATTAATCTGCCTCAGACTTCCTCGATCGCCGCTCGGGTAACCGATCAAGCGTTTGCAGAAATTCCGCTTCTCGGAGGAACCCGTCGGCTGCTAACGACGACGGACTATTCCGGACGATCGGCGATCTCTCCACGCGCTTGGATCACCCAGTCGGACGACACTCTCCAAAAACTGCAGGACTGGTGTAACTGCCCTCTGTTTAATTTGGGGGAGCGTTTTAAGGATCTTCGTCAGGCGACCGCGGTCCTCGGCGCACAACCGGTTGCCCAACTAGCTTTGTTGGCAGGGTTTCGAACACTCTTCTTGCCGAACCTTCGATTTGAAAGTTATGCCCGCGAACAGTTGTGGCGTCGATCGATCGCTGTCGGAGCCGTCGCCAGTCTGATCGCCAGGACTTGCCAACGCGCGGATCCTGAC comes from the Roseimaritima multifibrata genome and includes:
- a CDS encoding sigma-70 family RNA polymerase sigma factor — translated: MTESIIANESADLPVSEEVELRQARRQVRVGRSTGSAQSPLETYLREINETALLSADDETHLAGRIAVGDVEARDRMVRANLRLVVNIARGYTGKGLGLQDLIEEGNLGLLRAVEGFDPTMGTRFSTYASYWIKQSIKRALINSSKTIRIPAYMVELLSKWRRASSRLSEELGRTPTHEETARMLGLPKKKLPIIKKAIRINNSTPQSDQTDSGWSLSEMVMDERLKSPDEEMLDHDILRHAMDLLEHLDDREGTVLKLRFGLENEEPHTLKEIGAKLGLTRERVRQIETEALRRLADGLTDPREHYSN
- a CDS encoding serine/threonine protein kinase, with protein sequence MAPVRSVKPSPFHAKAILSGLVTELQWQTAKQSVFEQLAIERNVSNTRSDDEDDSSDDSNGSTPLRERDERLASWFVETGVLTRYQATQLLAGRSKLTLGPYIITEWIGQGGMGQVFKAVHKVMGRESAVKVLPAERSTAESRESFLREIRLQAGLDCPYLVRAFDAGEDGGVHYLVTEYVPGTDLRRLIRKRGPLPTEQAASVIMQAALGLDYAHRQGLVHRDVKPGNILVTPEGHAKVSDVGLAAWSMGLDDDPRAGKIVGTVDYISPEQIRSPSQVGPASDIYSLGCTMYYAICGKVPYPGGDSLSKCRRHCEETPWHPRKFAPELDEELVDIIGDMMEKDPERRISSAAEVALRLEPWAGGIADIVDRPTDNQHWATPPPPAEEETSDGEELSGPLNISPPQSGDLLTASGSEIVPPPVTDDSIDNSQLSGSYLPSPGIMPGYYPQGVPGYQGRSAGLAVAITLAIAVPLCLLVGAILGFIFRASMG
- a CDS encoding keratin-like protein, whose translation is MRIFAPVMLAAALIVSSTANANAFGLFGHHFGGHDACCDVEPACGCEIAAPTCGCEVAAPACGCEIVDPCCAPKRSLCDKVRGLFAKKHSNCCEPVCGCEVIVEPACGCEAPCGCDDVCAPRKHNLLKNLFGKFHRHNDCCEPACGCEVAAPSCGCGF
- a CDS encoding calcium/sodium antiporter codes for the protein MSADNFVLLPQLKCLMNYLWLLIGLIVLMLGAELLVRGAVALAELAKISPLVIGLTVLAFGTSAPELAVSAVSSLEGEAEIAFGNVVGSNIVNLLLILGLSAAIVPLSVSRRLLRVDVPIMVVASFAAWVAAMNGTISRLEGAAMLAAFFIYNAWLLHSTARDKRVAKAAAAELGETADFDKVPFSKFVLNALLVLIGLGLLVVGAQLLVDSATNIARAIGVSDVVIGLTIVAIGTSLPELATSLAAAIKGERDMAVGNVVGSNLFNLLLVLSTAAILAPTGIPVSQDVIWFDLAFMTLVALLCWPMCQTQMQVTRTEGITLALLYVAYASILVADAKGVTMVTTLKPILCYAIIPLLILGILGKSMLTKRRRYITEK
- a CDS encoding ATP-binding protein; this encodes MPSPNTSSSNDPKLEALIARINGLGEGSDLASMMANGGGQSPAVAQAPPQRAPVRPAPGGQPGQPQPPARSAKPSPPKTASPPAPPSPLDKLPAGFTPARDEPWRPIEPVSLEANRISDTLLEQICLRYLLNSGELEGRRIADQVKLPFRLVEPILTRLKMEQRVAYRSATATGDYVYVLTDTGRAAARSAAEDCTYYGACPVRLDEYIFSVKKQTIEGQRPKAADLKRAFHDLLINPQMLDRLGPAVNSGRGMFLFGFPGNGKTSIAERVTAAFGKYIWIPRAVDIDGDIMRVFDPMNHVLDMPVGEGGLLDQGGYDKRWVRIRRPTLVAGGELTMEMLEVQSSSESGISESPLQLKSNCGTLLIDDFGRQKMSVDQLLNRWIVPLEKRYDYLNMSSGKKIQVPFDQLVIFSTNLEPKDLVDDAFLRRIPYKIEVTNPSEADFRKLFEIMCKVLKIPYQADPIDYLIKKHYLPVERPFRNCQPRDLLLQVRNFCLYHDLEVELKREYFDFAVDNYFSVM